One window from the genome of Nitrosospira multiformis encodes:
- the thpR gene encoding RNA 2',3'-cyclic phosphodiesterase encodes MRTTESNPDISEGTTRVFFAIWPDDAARKQLAGLAEQLRGEALCVGRKTKAENIHLTLVFVGEVGASKLETLCLAADRIKDSGTSAFDFAVEEIRYWKRNRILYAATGGIPPKLIDLVSALENALSTAGFTLEQRAYKPHITLMRDASCQTLPELAEPIAWQVREWMLVKSEQTSSGPVYTPIRRWPLA; translated from the coding sequence ATGCGGACAACTGAGAGCAATCCGGATATCAGCGAAGGAACAACCCGGGTTTTCTTTGCCATATGGCCGGACGATGCGGCGCGGAAGCAATTGGCAGGGTTGGCGGAACAGTTGCGAGGGGAAGCACTCTGCGTCGGACGGAAAACTAAAGCAGAAAATATTCATCTCACCCTGGTATTTGTGGGGGAAGTGGGTGCCAGCAAGCTGGAAACGCTATGTCTGGCAGCCGACAGAATTAAAGATTCCGGCACGAGCGCATTTGATTTTGCCGTGGAAGAAATTCGCTACTGGAAACGTAATCGCATCTTATACGCGGCGACGGGCGGGATTCCTCCAAAACTTATCGATCTGGTGAGTGCTCTAGAGAATGCGCTATCCACCGCCGGGTTCACATTGGAGCAACGAGCTTATAAACCCCATATTACGTTGATGAGGGATGCTTCGTGCCAGACCTTGCCTGAATTGGCGGAGCCTATAGCCTGGCAGGTGCGTGAATGGATGCTGGTCAAATCGGAGCAGACCAGCAGCGGACCGGTATATACTCCCATCCGCCGCTGGCCTTTGGCATGA
- the ispF gene encoding 2-C-methyl-D-erythritol 2,4-cyclodiphosphate synthase, whose product MSKVRIGQGFDVHQLVEGRKLIIGGVAIPYEKGLLGHSDADVLLHAICDALLGAAALGDIGRHFSDTDPRYKNIDSRVLLQNVSRLLAEHHYEVINIDATIIAQAPKMSPHIPAMVTNIAQDLRMRTGDVNVKAKTAERLGPVGRGEGIEAEAVCLITRMDDADN is encoded by the coding sequence GTGAGCAAGGTTAGAATCGGACAGGGTTTTGATGTACATCAATTGGTCGAAGGCCGTAAACTTATCATCGGCGGCGTGGCCATTCCCTATGAAAAAGGTCTGCTCGGGCATTCCGATGCGGACGTGTTACTGCATGCGATCTGCGATGCGTTGCTGGGTGCCGCGGCGCTGGGTGATATCGGCAGGCACTTTTCGGATACCGATCCGCGTTACAAGAACATCGACAGTCGCGTGTTATTGCAAAATGTTTCCCGTCTGCTGGCGGAGCATCATTATGAAGTGATAAATATCGATGCCACGATCATCGCTCAGGCACCAAAAATGTCGCCGCATATTCCCGCCATGGTGACCAATATCGCACAGGATCTTCGCATGCGGACAGGGGATGTCAACGTCAAGGCCAAAACCGCCGAGCGCCTGGGTCCGGTTGGCAGGGGTGAGGGGATAGAAGCGGAGGCGGTATGCCTGATTACCCGAATGGACGATGCGGACAACTGA
- the ispD gene encoding 2-C-methyl-D-erythritol 4-phosphate cytidylyltransferase encodes MPNFFALIPAAGSGSRMGDELPKQYLSLAGKPMIYHALRILCSSSRITCVFVVLAPGDEEWLRHDWSDFSGKLEVLECGGATRAESVLNGLKAARGVSSIGDDDWVLVHDAARPCLAEMQLDKLLDELADDEVGGLLAVPVADTLKRGDASRRVEYTESRENLWQAQTPQMFRYKLLVEALSMMGGVTMTDDAGAIEALGLHPKLVLSDARNLKVTYPQDLALAELILRNP; translated from the coding sequence ATGCCCAATTTTTTTGCACTAATTCCCGCAGCTGGCTCCGGCTCACGTATGGGAGACGAGCTTCCCAAGCAGTATCTGTCGTTGGCTGGCAAGCCCATGATATATCATGCCTTGAGAATCTTGTGCAGCTCATCACGGATCACCTGCGTATTCGTCGTGCTTGCGCCCGGCGATGAGGAATGGTTGCGGCATGACTGGTCAGACTTCTCCGGCAAACTGGAGGTACTTGAATGTGGCGGTGCCACGCGCGCTGAAAGCGTGCTCAATGGCCTGAAGGCGGCACGAGGAGTCTCGTCCATTGGCGATGACGACTGGGTGCTGGTGCATGACGCAGCGCGGCCCTGTTTAGCTGAGATGCAACTCGACAAGCTGCTGGATGAACTGGCTGATGATGAGGTGGGGGGGTTGCTCGCGGTGCCGGTGGCGGATACGTTAAAACGCGGCGATGCCAGCAGGCGGGTTGAGTATACCGAATCCAGGGAAAATCTATGGCAGGCGCAAACGCCACAGATGTTCCGTTATAAGTTGCTCGTGGAAGCGTTGAGCATGATGGGTGGCGTAACCATGACCGACGATGCCGGGGCGATTGAAGCGCTGGGCTTGCATCCCAAGCTGGTTCTAAGCGATGCACGCAATCTGAAAGTGACCTATCCTCAGGATCTTGCGCTGGCGGAGTTGATACTGAGAAATCCCTGA
- the zapD gene encoding cell division protein ZapD — translation MICYEHPLNERIRTLLRLEDLFDKVAFFSARDEAIEHHSALVTLFEILDVTSRADMKSELLQELERQKQALETMRKSPDISEGALNEVLSNIQAASHSMLNMAGKIGEHMREDEWLMSIKQRMGIPGGACEFDLPSYHYWLHLDPILRRNDLNEWVAPMLPLEEAFSIVLNLLRCSGKTFPHIARHGVFQQMGSARVAHMLCLKVDEGLPCVPEISANKYALNIRFVISGSRQKTKIYDDDVKFELTYCNL, via the coding sequence GTGATTTGCTACGAACATCCCCTTAATGAGCGCATTCGCACCTTGCTGCGGCTCGAGGATTTGTTTGACAAGGTAGCCTTCTTTTCGGCCAGGGACGAAGCCATTGAGCACCACTCCGCGCTTGTTACCTTGTTTGAAATACTCGATGTAACGAGCCGCGCTGATATGAAGTCGGAATTATTGCAGGAGCTGGAGCGCCAAAAGCAGGCATTGGAAACCATGCGTAAAAGTCCGGATATTTCCGAAGGTGCGTTGAACGAAGTGCTGAGTAACATCCAGGCAGCATCCCACAGCATGCTCAACATGGCGGGAAAAATCGGGGAACATATGCGTGAAGATGAATGGCTGATGAGTATCAAGCAGCGTATGGGAATACCGGGTGGGGCATGTGAATTCGATCTGCCGTCTTATCACTATTGGCTGCATCTGGATCCCATCCTGCGCCGTAATGATCTCAACGAGTGGGTGGCGCCGATGCTGCCACTGGAGGAAGCCTTCAGTATTGTTTTGAACCTGCTACGGTGCAGCGGCAAGACTTTTCCGCATATCGCCCGCCATGGTGTGTTTCAGCAAATGGGATCCGCACGGGTGGCGCATATGCTGTGCCTGAAGGTAGACGAGGGTTTGCCTTGTGTTCCTGAAATCAGTGCCAATAAATATGCACTTAACATTCGTTTCGTCATCTCCGGTTCCAGGCAAAAAACCAAGATATACGATGATGATGTAAAGTTTGAGCTGACTTATTGTAATTTATAA
- the coaE gene encoding dephospho-CoA kinase (Dephospho-CoA kinase (CoaE) performs the final step in coenzyme A biosynthesis.) — MSLIIGLTGGIGSGKTTAAKFFALLGADVVDTDAIAHELTQPQGAAIPAIRKIFTGKFITAEGALDRKEMRTLVFSDDGWRRELEAILHPLIRIEVARRAALFSAPYGIVVVPLLLETGGYREMIQRILVVDCNEHEQIARAMARTGMDEQTVHAIMASQLSRQERLRRADDVIANDADVLHLRQQVDALHKKYLALASKG, encoded by the coding sequence ATGTCTTTGATAATAGGTTTAACTGGAGGAATCGGGAGCGGCAAAACTACCGCCGCGAAATTCTTTGCATTGCTGGGTGCCGACGTGGTTGATACCGATGCGATCGCGCATGAACTTACCCAGCCACAGGGCGCCGCGATTCCGGCCATTCGGAAAATATTTACCGGGAAATTCATTACCGCTGAAGGTGCGCTGGACCGGAAAGAAATGCGGACTCTGGTTTTCTCCGACGACGGCTGGCGGCGAGAGCTTGAGGCGATTCTCCACCCTCTTATTCGTATTGAAGTGGCTCGCCGTGCTGCACTTTTCTCCGCCCCCTACGGAATAGTCGTTGTGCCGTTGCTGCTGGAAACAGGCGGCTACCGTGAAATGATCCAGCGTATCCTGGTAGTGGATTGCAACGAACATGAGCAGATCGCTCGTGCCATGGCCCGCACGGGAATGGATGAGCAGACTGTGCATGCCATTATGGCCAGCCAGCTCTCACGTCAGGAACGATTACGGCGAGCGGATGATGTGATTGCCAATGATGCGGATGTGTTGCATCTCCGGCAACAGGTGGATGCGCTGCACAAAAAATATCTCGCTTTGGCGAGCAAAGGTTGA
- a CDS encoding prepilin peptidase, with product MSFNYLLQYSPVFFISLCSIAGLMVGSFLNVVIYRLPKMMEREWRRQCAELRGEPVEVESPFNIVIPRSACPHCGHKITALENIPVVSYVFLGGRCSQCHTSISTRYPVVEVLTAFISGFIAWHFGYGFAAFAALVFAWAMMALAFIDMDTQLLPNDITLPLLWGGLLVNLGDGFTDIRSAVIGAVAGYLALWSVYWCFKLITGREGMGYGDFKLLAVIGAWLGWQMLPLVILFSSLVGAIAGIGLIVIAKHGRHVPIPFGPYLVGGGFVALFWGNQINSAYLDLF from the coding sequence ATGTCATTTAATTACCTATTGCAATACTCTCCAGTTTTTTTTATTTCGCTTTGCTCCATCGCTGGTCTGATGGTGGGCAGTTTTTTGAATGTCGTTATTTACCGTTTGCCGAAAATGATGGAACGGGAATGGCGGCGGCAATGCGCCGAGTTGCGTGGGGAACCGGTTGAGGTGGAGTCCCCATTCAATATCGTTATTCCGCGTTCCGCTTGTCCTCATTGCGGACACAAAATAACCGCCCTCGAGAATATTCCAGTAGTGAGTTACGTGTTTTTAGGAGGCCGCTGCTCCCAATGCCATACTTCCATTTCCACGCGTTATCCTGTTGTTGAGGTTTTAACCGCCTTTATCAGTGGTTTCATAGCCTGGCATTTCGGCTATGGCTTTGCTGCTTTCGCGGCGTTGGTTTTTGCCTGGGCAATGATGGCGCTAGCATTCATCGACATGGATACGCAGCTACTCCCCAACGACATTACGTTACCTTTGCTGTGGGGAGGATTACTGGTCAATCTGGGCGATGGTTTCACCGACATCCGCTCCGCAGTTATCGGTGCCGTTGCCGGTTATCTTGCGCTGTGGTCGGTATACTGGTGCTTCAAACTTATTACCGGCAGGGAAGGCATGGGGTATGGCGATTTCAAATTGCTTGCCGTGATCGGCGCGTGGCTCGGATGGCAAATGCTGCCACTGGTCATTCTGTTTTCTTCCCTGGTGGGAGCCATAGCAGGTATCGGACTGATAGTGATCGCAAAGCACGGGCGTCACGTTCCCATTCCGTTCGGGCCGTATCTGGTTGGCGGCGGCTTCGTTGCCTTGTTCTGGGGAAATCAGATCAATAGCGCCTATCTTGATTTATTTTAA
- a CDS encoding HlyC/CorC family transporter, giving the protein MMAINRYRLKHLAKEGHHGARLTSQLLLNTDRLLGVILLGNNLLNAAAATLVAVIISNFFGQNDLALFIGTICVTFAILVFSEITPKVIAAAYPERIALASSYVLTPLLKVVYPVVWFVNLFVQALLTILRLKPREDSAAQTVSLEELKTLVLEAGHFIRKKHQSMLLNLFDLETVTVDDVMVPRGQIEAIDLGADDETIHNQLLTCHHTRLPVYRGTPDNVTGIIHVRKVLNQMRSGEITAAILEKIMREPYFIPSGTPLFSQLQLFQENRERVGLIVDEYGEWMGLVALEDIVEEIIGEFTTHAPTQARILVKQEENGSVIVEGSSLLRDLNRKLGLQLPLGGPKTLNGLILEHFQDIPEAGTSLKIADYPMEILQTQDRVVKVVRIFPSLTAAAGTGEPVTD; this is encoded by the coding sequence ATGATGGCCATCAACCGTTACCGGTTGAAACATCTTGCAAAAGAGGGACACCATGGCGCTCGCCTGACCTCTCAACTATTGCTGAATACCGACAGACTTCTGGGCGTGATTCTGCTTGGCAATAATTTGTTGAATGCCGCGGCCGCGACGCTGGTTGCGGTGATTATCTCGAATTTCTTCGGGCAGAACGATCTGGCCCTGTTTATCGGAACGATATGCGTGACCTTCGCCATCCTGGTGTTCAGCGAAATTACCCCCAAGGTGATCGCCGCTGCCTACCCCGAGCGCATCGCGCTGGCGTCGAGTTACGTCTTGACCCCATTGCTGAAAGTTGTCTACCCCGTGGTATGGTTCGTCAACCTGTTCGTGCAGGCGCTGCTCACTATTTTGCGCCTGAAGCCCAGGGAGGATAGCGCCGCGCAAACAGTCAGCCTGGAAGAGCTCAAAACACTGGTACTGGAAGCGGGACACTTCATTCGTAAAAAACACCAAAGTATGCTGCTCAATCTGTTTGACCTTGAGACCGTCACCGTTGACGACGTCATGGTACCGCGCGGTCAGATCGAAGCGATAGATCTGGGCGCCGACGATGAAACCATCCACAATCAACTGTTAACCTGCCATCACACCCGTCTGCCGGTATACCGGGGAACGCCGGACAACGTGACCGGTATCATTCATGTGCGCAAAGTACTGAACCAGATGAGAAGCGGCGAGATTACCGCCGCGATACTGGAGAAAATCATGCGCGAGCCCTACTTTATTCCGTCCGGCACGCCCCTGTTTTCGCAACTGCAATTGTTCCAGGAAAACCGCGAGCGCGTTGGCCTCATCGTGGATGAGTATGGCGAATGGATGGGACTGGTGGCGCTGGAGGATATCGTCGAAGAAATTATCGGGGAATTCACCACACACGCACCGACACAAGCACGTATATTGGTGAAACAGGAGGAGAATGGCAGTGTCATAGTGGAAGGCAGCAGCCTGCTGCGCGATCTTAATCGAAAGCTGGGGTTACAGCTGCCTCTCGGCGGCCCTAAGACCCTTAATGGCCTCATTCTGGAACACTTCCAGGATATCCCTGAGGCCGGCACCAGTCTGAAAATAGCGGATTATCCAATGGAAATCCTCCAGACTCAGGATCGGGTGGTCAAGGTAGTCCGAATTTTCCCCAGTCTGACGGCAGCTGCAGGAACTGGGGAGCCGGTCACGGATTAG
- a CDS encoding cytochrome C assembly family protein yields MSVILAYVAACLLYGLIGWHFWRTRWNAPVRSSGDIIIAAGWERYAILVPLLLHGYTLYQSVFSGAGLNFGVGSAVSSIVWLTATIYWLSGFFYRLEGLQTLVAPVAAVAVLLPLAFPSLRPLANTELPAFKAHISIAMLAYSLLTIAALHALLMAVVERRLHHPSMPSVLANLPPLLTMEKLLFRVIWVGFILLTLTLLSGIIFSEEVFGQPLKFTHKTLFGIISWGVFAALLTGRQLYGWRGRIAIRWTLAGFIILLLAYLGSKFVLEVILQR; encoded by the coding sequence ATGTCCGTTATTCTAGCCTATGTTGCCGCTTGTCTGCTTTATGGTCTGATTGGCTGGCATTTCTGGCGCACCAGATGGAATGCCCCCGTACGATCATCAGGCGACATCATTATAGCTGCGGGATGGGAACGTTACGCCATTCTTGTGCCACTGCTGCTGCACGGCTATACGCTTTATCAGTCCGTATTCTCTGGCGCCGGATTGAATTTTGGCGTGGGCAGCGCGGTTTCGTCCATCGTATGGCTTACCGCCACGATTTACTGGCTGTCCGGTTTCTTCTATCGTCTGGAAGGATTGCAGACCCTGGTGGCGCCGGTGGCAGCGGTGGCGGTGCTGCTGCCCCTGGCGTTTCCATCGCTGCGTCCTCTGGCCAATACGGAATTACCCGCTTTCAAGGCTCACATCTCCATCGCCATGCTGGCATACAGTCTGCTGACCATTGCCGCCCTCCATGCGTTGCTGATGGCGGTGGTGGAGCGTCGCCTGCATCATCCGTCAATGCCATCGGTGCTGGCCAATCTGCCCCCGCTTCTTACGATGGAGAAATTGTTGTTCCGTGTCATCTGGGTGGGATTCATACTGCTCACGCTGACGCTCCTCAGTGGCATTATTTTCTCGGAGGAAGTATTCGGTCAGCCGCTCAAATTCACCCACAAGACTCTGTTTGGTATCATATCCTGGGGTGTTTTCGCCGCGCTGCTAACGGGTAGGCAGCTTTACGGCTGGCGCGGACGCATCGCTATCCGCTGGACACTGGCTGGATTCATTATTCTGCTGCTGGCCTATCTCGGCAGTAAATTTGTACTGGAAGTGATACTGCAGCGCTAG
- the ffh gene encoding signal recognition particle protein — protein MFDNLTNRLSVVIKTLRGEARLTEANIQDALREVRMALLEADVALPVVKEFIARVKEKAVGKEVMSSLSPGQALVGVVHQELIAIMGGEKADINLATVPPAVILMAGLQGAGKTTSSGKLAKWLMEQKKKKVLLVSCDTYRPAAIQQLELLANQTGTDFFPVHAGQQPKEIAAAALDFARRHFHDVMIVDTAGRLAIDEAMMEEIRELETLLKPIETLFVVDAMQGQDAVNTAKAFAEALPLTGVILTKLDGDARGGAALSVLQVTGKPIKFAGVAEKMTGLEAFHPDRMASRILGMGDVLGLIEEAQRGVDQQEAEKLAKKIKSGKSFDLNDFKMQFQQMKNMGGMSAMMDKLPAQLTQAAQKVKMDDKVMGRTEGIINAMTPQERLKPEILKASRKRRIATGAGVPVQEVNRLLAQFEQTQKMMKMMNKGGMAKMLRGMKGMLPGMR, from the coding sequence ATGTTCGACAATCTTACCAACCGGCTTTCCGTTGTTATCAAAACCCTGCGGGGCGAAGCACGGCTGACTGAAGCCAACATCCAGGACGCATTGCGTGAAGTGCGCATGGCGCTCCTGGAGGCCGATGTGGCCTTACCGGTGGTTAAGGAATTTATTGCGCGCGTCAAGGAAAAAGCTGTCGGCAAGGAAGTCATGAGCAGTCTCTCACCGGGACAGGCGCTGGTGGGTGTGGTACATCAGGAACTTATCGCCATCATGGGAGGAGAAAAGGCCGATATCAACCTGGCGACCGTACCGCCGGCAGTTATCCTCATGGCGGGACTGCAGGGCGCCGGCAAGACGACCAGCAGCGGTAAACTCGCGAAATGGTTGATGGAGCAGAAGAAGAAAAAGGTATTACTGGTTTCCTGCGACACTTATCGTCCCGCCGCCATTCAGCAACTGGAACTGCTGGCAAATCAAACCGGCACGGACTTCTTTCCTGTCCACGCGGGGCAGCAACCAAAAGAAATTGCCGCCGCTGCCCTGGATTTTGCTCGCCGGCACTTCCACGATGTCATGATTGTGGATACCGCTGGACGATTGGCTATCGACGAAGCCATGATGGAGGAAATCAGAGAGCTGGAAACGCTGCTGAAGCCTATCGAAACGCTATTCGTGGTGGATGCAATGCAAGGGCAGGACGCGGTCAATACCGCAAAAGCATTTGCCGAGGCGTTGCCTTTGACAGGGGTCATCCTCACCAAGCTTGATGGCGATGCCCGGGGTGGAGCTGCACTGTCCGTGCTTCAGGTCACCGGCAAGCCCATAAAATTTGCCGGCGTAGCTGAAAAAATGACCGGGTTGGAGGCATTTCATCCAGATCGCATGGCGTCACGCATTCTCGGCATGGGAGACGTGCTGGGATTGATTGAGGAAGCCCAGCGCGGCGTGGATCAGCAAGAGGCCGAGAAGCTGGCCAAGAAGATAAAATCGGGCAAGAGCTTCGATCTGAACGATTTTAAAATGCAGTTTCAACAAATGAAAAATATGGGCGGCATGAGCGCCATGATGGACAAATTACCCGCACAATTGACTCAAGCTGCGCAGAAGGTAAAAATGGACGACAAGGTCATGGGGCGCACCGAGGGCATCATCAATGCCATGACGCCGCAAGAGCGACTCAAACCGGAAATTCTGAAGGCGTCACGCAAGCGTCGCATCGCCACAGGAGCGGGCGTCCCGGTACAGGAAGTGAACCGCCTGCTGGCGCAATTCGAACAAACGCAGAAGATGATGAAAATGATGAATAAAGGCGGGATGGCAAAAATGCTGCGAGGGATGAAGGGAATGCTGCCGGGAATGCGGTAA
- a CDS encoding DUF192 domain-containing protein gives MVRQHFLRYLTFTFPDKSSAAARFRLIRILAILFVFLLPAAAHAEMPVSQLRISGHTVSAEVAHTHDTRSQGLMFRQSMGENNGMLFVFSYIGRQSMWMMNTDIPLSVAFIDGKGVILNIADMAPNTKTAHSSAGAAKYALEMNRGWFKTRNITAGAQVMGLEKVPAAE, from the coding sequence ATGGTTCGCCAGCACTTCTTGCGCTATTTGACTTTTACTTTCCCGGACAAATCCTCTGCAGCTGCCCGGTTCAGGTTAATACGCATTCTTGCAATTCTTTTTGTTTTTCTTTTGCCGGCGGCCGCTCATGCCGAAATGCCGGTAAGCCAACTCAGGATTTCAGGCCATACTGTTTCCGCGGAAGTTGCGCACACCCATGATACCCGTTCGCAAGGACTGATGTTTCGACAGTCGATGGGTGAGAATAACGGGATGCTATTTGTGTTTTCCTATATTGGCCGGCAGAGTATGTGGATGATGAATACCGATATTCCATTGAGCGTCGCTTTTATCGATGGAAAAGGGGTGATTCTCAATATTGCCGATATGGCGCCCAACACTAAAACAGCGCATAGTTCCGCCGGTGCGGCAAAATATGCGCTGGAAATGAATCGTGGCTGGTTCAAGACAAGAAATATTACAGCAGGCGCACAGGTGATGGGGCTCGAAAAGGTACCGGCAGCGGAGTAA
- the dut gene encoding dUTP diphosphatase, whose protein sequence is MIKIDIKILDPRLKNQLPAYATSGSAGLDLRACIDHVMTIEPGEANLIPTGIAVHLADPGLTAMVLPRSGLGHKHGIVLGNLVGLIDSDYQGQIFVSCWNRGHSPFPLNPLERIAQLVVVPVVQVDFNVVNDFELSHRGANGFGSTGKH, encoded by the coding sequence ATGATAAAAATTGACATCAAAATTCTCGATCCACGTTTGAAAAATCAGTTGCCGGCTTACGCGACCTCCGGTTCCGCGGGTCTGGATTTGCGGGCGTGCATTGATCATGTAATGACCATCGAACCTGGTGAGGCCAATCTTATCCCCACCGGCATCGCCGTCCATCTTGCTGATCCTGGGCTTACCGCGATGGTGCTTCCGCGCTCCGGGCTGGGTCACAAGCATGGCATTGTCCTGGGGAATCTGGTCGGTCTTATCGATTCCGATTACCAGGGGCAGATATTCGTGTCCTGCTGGAATCGCGGACATAGCCCTTTTCCGCTGAATCCGCTGGAGCGCATCGCCCAACTTGTAGTGGTGCCGGTGGTGCAGGTGGATTTTAACGTGGTTAATGACTTTGAGCTGAGTCACCGGGGTGCGAATGGTTTCGGCAGTACCGGCAAGCATTGA
- the coaBC gene encoding bifunctional phosphopantothenoylcysteine decarboxylase/phosphopantothenate--cysteine ligase CoaBC: MTDTSLATDRRLLLGLTGGVAAYKAAELARLLIHEGMDVQAVMTESARHFVGTATLQALTGKQVFTDLWDTSIASSMAHIDLSRNVDAILVAPASADFIAKLACGLADDLLSTLCLARDCPLMIAPAMNRQMWENPATQRNIFTLKRDGVTILGPASGVQACGEIGMGRMLEAPELAETICAFFQPKLLQGKRVLVTAGPTYEAIDAVRGITNLSSGKMGYAVARAALEAGAEVTLISGPVCLEAPVAARLVNVVSARDMLAAVKKEISRIDIFVSVAAVADYRAINTNKQKTKKTESGITLEFIPNPDILEYVATLPQPPFCVGFAAETEDLERNAEAKRRKKKLPLLAANLAQDTIGSDESMLTLFDNDGKNNLPKAPKIEQARRLIKHIASLYEKQTEK, from the coding sequence ATGACCGACACATCCTTGGCCACTGACAGGCGTCTGCTGCTGGGGCTGACCGGTGGTGTGGCCGCATACAAAGCAGCGGAACTCGCACGCCTTCTGATACATGAAGGCATGGATGTGCAAGCGGTAATGACCGAGTCAGCCCGGCATTTCGTGGGTACCGCGACGTTACAGGCGTTAACCGGTAAACAGGTATTCACGGATCTTTGGGACACCAGCATTGCCAGCAGCATGGCTCATATTGATCTTTCGCGCAACGTTGATGCCATTCTTGTCGCTCCCGCCAGCGCGGATTTTATTGCCAAGCTTGCCTGTGGACTTGCCGATGATCTACTCTCGACGCTGTGCCTTGCGCGCGATTGTCCGTTGATGATTGCCCCCGCCATGAATCGGCAAATGTGGGAAAATCCCGCGACTCAGCGTAATATTTTTACGCTAAAGCGCGACGGGGTGACGATACTCGGTCCCGCCAGCGGCGTCCAGGCCTGCGGTGAGATCGGCATGGGCCGCATGCTGGAAGCGCCTGAGCTTGCTGAAACAATATGTGCTTTTTTTCAGCCAAAGCTGCTGCAAGGCAAGCGCGTGCTCGTTACCGCGGGACCTACCTACGAAGCTATCGACGCGGTCAGAGGCATCACTAACTTAAGTTCGGGAAAAATGGGTTACGCGGTGGCCCGCGCGGCGCTCGAAGCGGGAGCGGAAGTCACGCTTATTTCCGGTCCAGTGTGCCTGGAAGCTCCCGTGGCGGCCAGGCTCGTCAATGTGGTGAGCGCACGGGATATGCTGGCGGCTGTAAAAAAAGAGATCTCCCGCATCGATATTTTTGTGAGCGTCGCGGCGGTGGCGGATTACCGTGCCATCAATACGAATAAACAGAAAACAAAAAAAACGGAAAGCGGTATCACGCTGGAATTCATACCTAACCCTGATATCCTGGAGTATGTCGCAACCCTGCCCCAACCCCCTTTTTGCGTGGGCTTTGCGGCAGAGACCGAAGATCTGGAAAGAAATGCCGAAGCCAAGCGGCGCAAGAAAAAACTGCCGCTACTCGCCGCCAATCTGGCTCAGGATACCATCGGTTCCGATGAAAGTATGTTGACTTTATTTGATAACGACGGCAAAAATAATCTGCCGAAAGCGCCGAAAATTGAGCAAGCGCGACGGTTGATTAAACATATTGCATCGTTGTACGAGAAACAAACCGAAAAATAA
- the radC gene encoding RadC family protein, giving the protein MAIPDWPESERPREKLLKNGATNLSDAELLAIFLRTGIKGKSAVDLARELLKHFDGLTGLFAANQVIFCQVPGMGPAKYAQLQAVLEMARRALEEKLKTGDTMSSPKSVRDYLRLSLEGKKHEIFIGIFLDSQNRTIAAEELFNGTLTQTSVYPREVVKRALHHNAAAIIFAHNHPSGVAEPSQADEILTQSLKQALALVDVKVLDHFIIGGGTAMSFAERGLI; this is encoded by the coding sequence ATGGCAATTCCAGACTGGCCCGAATCCGAACGTCCGCGCGAAAAACTCCTGAAGAACGGAGCGACGAATCTTTCCGATGCCGAACTCCTGGCGATATTCCTGAGAACGGGTATAAAGGGAAAAAGCGCCGTGGATCTGGCGCGTGAATTACTCAAGCATTTTGACGGTTTAACAGGTCTGTTTGCCGCGAATCAAGTTATTTTTTGCCAGGTGCCTGGAATGGGGCCAGCCAAATACGCCCAGCTACAGGCAGTACTGGAAATGGCGCGGCGCGCCCTGGAAGAAAAACTGAAAACGGGTGACACCATGAGTTCGCCAAAATCAGTGCGCGATTATTTGCGCCTGAGTCTTGAAGGCAAGAAGCACGAAATTTTTATCGGCATTTTTCTCGATTCCCAGAATCGCACTATTGCAGCCGAGGAGCTGTTCAATGGCACGCTCACCCAGACCAGCGTATACCCGCGAGAGGTGGTAAAGCGGGCGCTGCACCATAACGCCGCCGCTATTATCTTTGCCCACAATCATCCTTCTGGTGTGGCGGAACCGAGTCAAGCCGATGAGATCCTGACCCAATCGCTCAAGCAAGCGCTTGCGCTGGTGGATGTAAAGGTCCTGGATCATTTTATAATTGGCGGCGGAACAGCCATGTCGTTCGCCGAGCGAGGATTGATTTGA